A single genomic interval of Spirosoma linguale DSM 74 harbors:
- a CDS encoding OmpA/MotB domain protein (PFAM: OmpA/MotB domain protein~KEGG: rpc:RPC_4927 OmpA/MotB) produces MRAVLLPLFCLLSFSSLFAQVKLPVKTQKTLFSISAVDDKTSAEVPAQFTIQAMQAKKKFIGKSVPVKPFEFILTRTDTLNVIASAPGYYEAEELMVVSCDTCATYGYVIRLEKEEKADSVFRDLQVNQAFRLDNVYFDQSSYVLRPESYPQLNKLIKTLVTIPKLVIEIAGHTDNVGDKRLNQALSENRAKIITNYLVTNGIPENRLRHNGYGSSKPAAPNDTEENKRKNRRVEFVVLAM; encoded by the coding sequence ATGCGCGCCGTACTGTTACCTCTTTTTTGCCTGCTCTCGTTTTCATCCCTTTTCGCACAGGTCAAACTGCCCGTTAAAACGCAGAAAACTCTGTTCAGCATTTCGGCAGTTGACGATAAAACATCAGCAGAAGTACCGGCTCAGTTTACTATACAGGCCATGCAGGCTAAAAAGAAATTCATTGGAAAAAGCGTCCCCGTTAAGCCATTTGAGTTCATTTTAACCCGCACCGATACACTGAACGTTATTGCCAGTGCGCCCGGCTATTACGAAGCCGAAGAATTAATGGTCGTTTCCTGCGATACCTGCGCCACGTATGGCTACGTGATCCGGCTTGAGAAAGAGGAAAAAGCCGATAGTGTCTTTCGGGATTTGCAGGTCAACCAGGCCTTTCGGCTCGACAATGTCTATTTCGATCAAAGCAGCTATGTCCTTCGGCCGGAATCGTATCCGCAACTCAATAAACTGATAAAGACATTGGTGACTATACCAAAGCTGGTCATCGAAATTGCCGGGCATACCGACAATGTGGGCGATAAACGACTAAACCAGGCCTTGTCGGAGAACCGCGCCAAGATTATTACGAACTACCTCGTCACGAATGGCATTCCTGAAAATCGTCTGCGTCACAATGGCTACGGCAGTAGTAAACCAGCCGCTCCGAACGACACGGAAGAAAATAAACGAAAGAACCGACGCGTTGAATTTGTTGTATTAGCTATGTAG
- a CDS encoding hypothetical protein (KEGG: mxa:MXAN_6633 hypothetical protein): MALPNINPERLDLGLITPEELIKNRPVDTEPSAVPSSIAGQKTPNEVRQSSRYPTWTTGEKIGFRIAFVFFIVMSLPTSAGWYKNVFSLDWLHLHYRDLYDVARFQPNILGRVSWWPAWLGYGEWVFLFLVSAVIGLIWTAVVKVRRAEPRDYNLLYYWLRVVVRYRAGIGIIGFGFTKLLPTQLPYPSLGLLNTNFGDLTAQKIYWLSIGIVPWYEVFTGVVEVLAGALLFFRATTFWGAVLLFGALADIVYVNLAYDGGVHGYSSYFVLLSGFLLVYYVRDLYTLLIKEQLTIPVHYYPTFSKLWQKATRIGLKTATIGIFLVLLFWIQYVNFRYDPYKQPAQKGVRELRGNYAVSEFKLNGKSIPASPTDSVRWQEATFENWSTLTFKVNKAVPLDLSNGGGSPMRDLNRTFELTGVAGGQRVFYYDADPVNDVLYLQDKYRPSSGRRGEGGESEGDASGNRSAKKSNRQEKPVDTWIPQPALANIGPEYEKIEPIARTTRRQKGIKSEARQEDGKRKRMILSYKTTNGSRVILTGINENKDSIYVVLDRINRNYALSKSTLNAGEY, translated from the coding sequence ATGGCACTCCCCAACATTAACCCCGAACGACTCGACCTGGGCCTGATCACCCCCGAAGAGCTAATCAAAAACCGACCCGTAGATACAGAACCATCGGCGGTCCCATCATCTATCGCCGGACAAAAGACACCCAACGAAGTCCGTCAGAGTAGCCGTTATCCAACCTGGACAACGGGCGAAAAGATTGGCTTTCGTATCGCATTTGTCTTTTTCATCGTCATGTCGCTGCCGACCAGCGCGGGCTGGTACAAAAACGTGTTTTCACTCGACTGGCTGCACCTGCACTACCGCGACCTGTATGACGTAGCCCGTTTCCAACCCAATATCCTGGGACGGGTAAGCTGGTGGCCCGCCTGGCTGGGCTATGGCGAATGGGTGTTTCTTTTTCTGGTCTCTGCCGTCATTGGCCTGATCTGGACCGCCGTTGTTAAAGTTCGGCGGGCCGAACCCCGCGACTACAACCTATTGTATTACTGGCTTCGGGTGGTGGTTCGGTACCGGGCGGGCATCGGCATCATTGGTTTCGGCTTTACGAAACTGCTGCCTACGCAGTTGCCCTACCCGTCACTGGGTTTGCTCAACACGAACTTCGGCGACCTGACCGCTCAGAAAATCTACTGGCTTTCTATTGGTATTGTGCCGTGGTATGAGGTGTTTACGGGCGTAGTTGAAGTGCTGGCGGGTGCCTTATTATTTTTCCGGGCAACGACCTTTTGGGGCGCTGTATTGCTGTTCGGGGCACTGGCCGATATTGTCTACGTGAATCTGGCCTACGATGGCGGTGTACATGGCTACAGTTCGTACTTCGTGCTGCTGTCGGGCTTTTTGCTGGTCTATTATGTTCGAGATTTGTACACGCTGCTCATCAAGGAACAGCTTACGATTCCGGTTCATTATTACCCCACGTTCTCTAAACTCTGGCAGAAGGCAACCCGTATCGGCCTCAAAACAGCTACCATCGGCATTTTCCTGGTACTGCTCTTTTGGATTCAATACGTCAACTTCCGGTACGACCCGTATAAACAACCCGCCCAAAAGGGCGTTCGAGAGCTACGGGGCAATTATGCCGTTAGTGAATTCAAACTGAATGGCAAATCTATTCCGGCATCTCCAACCGATTCGGTTCGCTGGCAGGAAGCCACCTTCGAAAACTGGTCGACGCTCACCTTCAAAGTCAACAAAGCGGTACCGCTCGACCTCTCCAACGGGGGCGGCTCGCCCATGCGCGACCTCAACCGAACGTTCGAACTGACAGGCGTAGCCGGTGGCCAGCGGGTGTTCTACTACGATGCCGACCCAGTCAACGATGTTCTGTACTTACAGGATAAATACCGCCCATCTTCCGGTCGACGGGGCGAAGGCGGGGAGAGTGAAGGCGATGCTTCCGGTAACCGCTCGGCTAAGAAATCGAACCGTCAAGAGAAACCAGTAGATACCTGGATACCTCAACCAGCACTGGCAAACATCGGGCCTGAGTATGAAAAAATTGAGCCTATTGCCCGCACAACTCGTCGGCAGAAGGGGATAAAATCCGAAGCTCGCCAGGAAGACGGCAAACGTAAGCGGATGATTTTGTCGTACAAAACAACGAATGGTTCACGAGTGATCCTGACAGGTATCAACGAAAACAAAGACTCCATTTACGTGGTGCTCGACCGGATTAACCGAAACTACGCCCTGTCGAAAAGCACGTTGAATGCGGGGGAATACTGA
- a CDS encoding oxidoreductase molybdopterin binding protein (PFAM: oxidoreductase molybdopterin binding; Mo-co oxidoreductase dimerisation domain~KEGG: bbt:BBta_4886 putative sulfite oxidase (SoxC)): protein MKKKIIHIDQISGKISRRTLLGGAATAAVALVQTASGKTIQEGISVTELLPDDPTKRVGPLPGEVGTRSAFEKLVKKPSEISSRSPLQDFYGVITPSDLHFERHHAGVPAIDPAKHELLIHGMVDKPMVFTVADLKRFPSVSRIAFLECSGNFRMSKETLTPQDICGLTSQSEWTGVKLSTLFREVNVQPKASWFLAEGSDAAIMTRSIPIKKGWDDAIIAYAQNGEALRPEQGYPVRLFLPGWEGNTSVKWLRRLELSDQPFMTREETSKYTEPVKDGKFRQFSFDIDARSIITFPSYPKTVEKGWIEIRGLAWSGRGKIVQVDVSTDAGRTWVPATLQDPVLDKAHTAFRHLWQWNGEATEILSRVTDETGYRQPTLKQLTDARGNESGYHFNPITAWQIKPDGTVLFKPETT, encoded by the coding sequence ATGAAGAAGAAAATCATTCATATCGACCAGATTTCGGGTAAAATATCCCGTCGGACTTTACTTGGCGGGGCGGCCACGGCGGCTGTAGCCCTTGTGCAGACGGCCTCGGGCAAGACCATTCAGGAAGGCATTTCGGTAACGGAATTGCTGCCCGACGACCCGACCAAACGCGTGGGGCCGTTACCCGGTGAAGTGGGCACTCGCTCAGCGTTTGAAAAGCTCGTCAAGAAACCGTCCGAAATTTCGTCTCGGTCGCCCTTGCAGGATTTTTACGGCGTGATCACCCCCTCCGATCTTCATTTCGAACGCCACCACGCCGGTGTTCCCGCCATCGACCCCGCCAAACATGAACTGCTCATTCACGGCATGGTCGACAAGCCTATGGTCTTCACCGTTGCTGACCTCAAGCGGTTTCCGTCCGTTTCGCGCATTGCATTTCTGGAATGTTCGGGAAACTTCCGTATGAGTAAAGAGACGCTAACCCCACAGGACATTTGCGGCCTGACCAGTCAGAGTGAGTGGACGGGCGTGAAACTTTCGACCCTGTTTCGGGAAGTTAATGTTCAGCCAAAGGCCAGCTGGTTTCTGGCGGAGGGCTCCGATGCCGCTATCATGACCCGTAGTATTCCGATCAAAAAAGGCTGGGACGATGCCATTATTGCCTACGCCCAGAACGGCGAAGCCCTGCGGCCCGAACAAGGTTACCCCGTTCGGTTATTTTTGCCGGGCTGGGAAGGGAATACATCCGTCAAATGGCTCCGCCGACTGGAATTATCCGACCAGCCCTTCATGACCCGCGAAGAAACATCGAAGTATACCGAGCCCGTTAAAGACGGAAAATTCCGGCAGTTCAGCTTTGATATTGATGCCCGGTCGATCATCACCTTTCCGTCGTATCCGAAGACCGTTGAGAAAGGCTGGATAGAGATCCGGGGGTTGGCCTGGAGTGGCCGGGGGAAAATCGTTCAGGTCGACGTAAGTACCGATGCCGGTAGAACCTGGGTACCTGCCACCCTTCAGGACCCCGTACTCGATAAGGCCCATACGGCTTTCCGGCATTTGTGGCAGTGGAACGGCGAGGCCACGGAGATATTGAGCCGCGTAACCGACGAAACGGGCTATCGCCAGCCCACCCTGAAGCAACTGACTGATGCACGGGGCAATGAATCGGGGTATCATTTCAACCCCATTACCGCCTGGCAGATCAAGCCCGACGGCACCGTATTATTTAAACCCGAAACAACCTAG
- a CDS encoding protein of unknown function UPF0118 (PFAM: protein of unknown function UPF0118~KEGG: mms:mma_3509 hypothetical protein): MTNIYTPQQQRILLITSLIIIAGFIIYGLSGYISAFLGAGILYVVFRPWFTALAIKRHWNKSLVTTLLIIFSIVVIIMPFLTLSLLLIDRIQYYSQHTEDILNLAKKAEELTGYQITSQENIQNLLRQGGSYASRLLPSLAGGALDFIVILGLMFFTMYFMFVQQEGFQAGLQKYLPFKKDTQKELGESLKNNVNANVIGQALVSLVQGVLTGATLWIFGVPDALFWGTVAFFMAFIPVLGTPLVWGPAGLIQLSQGNTSQGIGILVVGVVVIINIDNLLRIMLAKRMGDIHPLVTLAGIVLGVPIFGILGLVVGPLLLSYFIVLMQVFERQNKQQEKEVAIAKEKVEAEAEREK; encoded by the coding sequence ATGACTAATATTTACACCCCTCAACAGCAACGCATCCTACTTATAACAAGTCTGATAATCATCGCAGGCTTTATTATATATGGCTTGAGCGGCTACATTTCGGCTTTTCTGGGAGCAGGCATTCTTTATGTCGTTTTCAGACCCTGGTTTACGGCGCTGGCCATTAAACGGCACTGGAATAAATCGCTGGTGACAACGCTACTGATCATTTTCTCAATTGTCGTGATCATCATGCCCTTCCTGACGCTGAGCCTATTACTCATCGACCGGATTCAGTACTATTCACAGCACACCGAAGACATTCTGAATCTGGCCAAGAAAGCCGAAGAGCTGACCGGTTATCAGATCACCAGCCAGGAAAACATTCAGAACCTGCTGCGTCAGGGTGGTTCTTATGCCAGTCGGCTACTTCCTTCGCTGGCGGGTGGGGCGCTCGACTTTATCGTGATTCTGGGCCTGATGTTTTTCACCATGTATTTCATGTTTGTTCAGCAGGAAGGCTTTCAGGCTGGGTTGCAGAAATACCTGCCCTTCAAAAAAGACACGCAGAAAGAACTGGGTGAGTCGCTTAAGAATAACGTTAACGCCAACGTGATCGGTCAGGCACTAGTAAGTTTAGTACAGGGTGTGTTAACCGGTGCTACACTATGGATTTTTGGCGTGCCGGATGCCCTTTTCTGGGGAACAGTAGCTTTTTTTATGGCCTTTATCCCCGTACTGGGTACGCCCCTGGTTTGGGGCCCGGCCGGATTGATTCAGCTGTCGCAGGGGAACACCAGTCAGGGTATTGGTATCCTGGTTGTGGGTGTGGTTGTCATTATAAACATCGACAATCTGCTTCGCATTATGCTGGCCAAGCGCATGGGCGATATTCACCCATTAGTCACTCTGGCAGGCATTGTGCTCGGCGTACCGATCTTCGGTATTCTGGGCTTGGTTGTTGGGCCCTTGCTCCTCTCCTACTTCATCGTGCTGATGCAGGTTTTTGAACGCCAAAACAAACAGCAGGAAAAAGAAGTAGCCATCGCCAAGGAAAAGGTGGAAGCCGAGGCTGAACGAGAGAAGTGA
- a CDS encoding serine dehydratase alpha chain (PFAM: serine dehydratase alpha chain; serine dehydratase beta chain~KEGG: dvm:DvMF_0011 serine dehydratase alpha chain), with product MPNSPITTSVFDLFKVGPGPSSSHTIGPMKAAFDFRQRLAQLPSETQKRADAVHVYLYGSLSATGKGHGTDRAVVAGLLGWQPESTDPVAMLKLLRDPAALYPVPVGDKTLDVGPQHIHFERKRYDSPYANTMVLKLTSGDEVLAEEEYYSIGGGFIIHKGEPEASANAQTIPYPYSSMTELKALLTDHAISLDELLMANEMALTGRSRGEVNQRLDQLLDFMHKAVRRGLKHKGVLPGTIKLSRKAPILFQQAKGMSQSSDSFLIFLNAYCLAASEENAAGGIVVTAPTSGASGVIPGLTFLAKHHFHHNKATMRAGMLAAAVIGFLVKHNASISGAEMGCMGEIGTASAMGAAFLTRCAQPTADIGPIEAAAEIGIEHHLGMTCDPIGGYVQIPCIERNAMGAVKAYNAFLLATSGAAYFQKISLDAVIKVMKATGRDMSTKYKETSEAGLALSATEC from the coding sequence ATGCCTAATTCACCCATTACAACTTCCGTTTTTGATCTGTTTAAAGTTGGGCCGGGGCCTTCGAGTTCGCACACCATTGGACCGATGAAAGCGGCATTCGACTTCCGTCAGCGGCTGGCGCAGCTCCCATCCGAAACCCAGAAACGGGCCGATGCCGTTCATGTGTATCTATACGGTTCCCTGAGTGCCACGGGCAAAGGGCACGGCACCGACCGGGCGGTGGTGGCGGGCCTACTGGGCTGGCAACCCGAATCGACAGACCCGGTTGCTATGCTGAAACTGTTGCGCGACCCGGCGGCACTTTACCCCGTTCCGGTTGGTGATAAAACCCTGGACGTAGGTCCACAGCATATTCATTTCGAGCGGAAACGCTATGATTCACCCTATGCCAACACGATGGTTTTAAAATTAACGTCGGGCGATGAGGTGCTGGCCGAAGAAGAATATTACTCGATTGGTGGCGGGTTTATCATCCATAAGGGGGAACCCGAAGCTAGCGCCAACGCACAAACTATACCGTATCCGTACAGCAGCATGACCGAGTTGAAGGCGTTGCTGACCGATCATGCCATTTCGCTGGATGAGTTACTGATGGCTAATGAGATGGCGCTGACCGGTCGGAGTCGTGGGGAAGTCAACCAGCGGCTCGATCAGCTACTGGATTTCATGCACAAGGCCGTTCGGCGTGGGCTTAAGCATAAAGGTGTACTGCCGGGTACCATCAAACTTAGTCGCAAAGCCCCAATTCTGTTTCAACAGGCAAAAGGCATGAGTCAATCCTCCGACAGTTTTCTCATCTTTTTGAACGCCTATTGTCTGGCGGCTTCGGAAGAAAATGCCGCCGGAGGTATTGTCGTGACGGCTCCCACGTCGGGGGCATCGGGCGTAATTCCGGGACTGACCTTTCTGGCTAAACACCATTTTCATCACAATAAAGCGACCATGCGGGCGGGTATGCTGGCTGCCGCCGTTATTGGTTTCCTGGTGAAACATAACGCCAGCATTTCGGGGGCGGAAATGGGCTGCATGGGCGAAATCGGTACGGCTTCGGCTATGGGAGCGGCCTTCCTGACGCGTTGCGCCCAGCCTACTGCCGACATTGGCCCAATTGAAGCAGCTGCCGAAATCGGTATTGAGCATCACCTCGGTATGACCTGCGACCCCATTGGCGGCTATGTGCAGATTCCGTGCATCGAGCGAAATGCGATGGGGGCCGTTAAAGCCTACAACGCGTTTTTACTGGCCACTTCAGGAGCGGCCTATTTCCAGAAGATCTCACTCGATGCGGTCATTAAAGTCATGAAAGCTACCGGCCGGGACATGTCCACCAAATATAAAGAAACCTCCGAAGCCGGGCTGGCGCTGAGTGCAACAGAATGTTAG
- a CDS encoding cytochrome c class I (PFAM: cytochrome c class I~KEGG: bbt:BBta_1895 putative cytochrome c): protein MKKSTYSLCLVGALIAVTMDGCFPANGKEPPSLSVTRPDTVPWPISFGFGRKATPTEIARLDIDIRPDGKGLPAGEGKSAAGKVIFAAKCAACHGVGGIGGPNGSLVSTNEASPKRREKTIGNYWPYATTVFDYIRRAMPFSEPGSLTNAEVYNLTAYLLNANGIITEKTIVNAQTLPKVVMPAQKLFVPDDRKGGPEIK, encoded by the coding sequence ATGAAAAAATCCACCTATTCCCTTTGTCTGGTCGGCGCGTTGATTGCCGTGACAATGGATGGTTGCTTCCCGGCAAATGGGAAAGAGCCCCCCAGCCTATCCGTGACCCGGCCCGATACCGTCCCCTGGCCTATCAGCTTCGGTTTCGGACGAAAAGCGACGCCTACGGAGATAGCCCGACTGGATATTGATATTCGGCCGGACGGCAAAGGGCTTCCGGCGGGTGAAGGCAAATCTGCCGCCGGAAAAGTGATTTTCGCGGCCAAATGCGCGGCCTGTCACGGTGTTGGGGGAATCGGTGGTCCGAACGGTTCGCTGGTATCGACGAACGAGGCCAGCCCGAAACGGCGGGAGAAAACCATCGGCAATTACTGGCCTTATGCCACCACCGTATTCGATTATATTCGGCGGGCCATGCCCTTTAGCGAGCCGGGTTCCCTGACGAATGCGGAGGTCTATAACCTCACGGCTTACCTGCTGAATGCCAATGGCATTATTACCGAGAAAACTATCGTAAATGCACAAACGTTACCCAAAGTGGTGATGCCCGCCCAGAAGTTATTCGTACCCGACGACCGGAAAGGAGGCCCGGAAATAAAGTAG
- a CDS encoding hypothetical protein (KEGG: mxa:MXAN_6633 hypothetical protein) yields the protein MSQTSLTPSEPAWTRTEKTLFRFVFIYFVIQAIPLDWRFYRDLISIDWGAFYYRDLFNLARYAPHFFGPADSFVNWAAVAVIAAVGTLVWTYRDQDRRDYTALYYWLRVILRYRLAVAVFAYGFVKLFPLLAPLPSISNLNTPYGDFTAWKLFSLSLGIVPSYESFLGLVEILGGLLLLSRKTTTIGTLIIIPFLGNVFVSNLAYEGGESVYSLLLVTFALVLFAFDAIRLFRVVSLAQPTLPNRFKPVFAEAWQRYGRLALKGSFIFFAVFLYGYKTYAAYKSGPYQFPKTPGLSGAAGLYTVDTFELAGETLPYSKTDSLRWQDVVFESWNTISIKSNRPVILDRTNTEQIQSDDASRTYELAGSAGRHYYSYQIDSTRQVLSLKNRNPNYPNETLTLHYQRTGPNQISLSGLNERRDSISVVLNKINKKYLLNEAAKAGRRGTLTL from the coding sequence ATGTCTCAAACTAGCCTTACTCCTTCCGAACCGGCGTGGACGCGAACAGAAAAGACGCTTTTTCGCTTTGTCTTTATCTACTTCGTCATCCAGGCCATCCCGCTCGACTGGCGGTTTTACCGTGACCTCATCTCGATTGACTGGGGTGCCTTTTACTACCGTGACCTGTTCAATCTGGCCCGCTATGCCCCGCACTTTTTCGGTCCGGCCGATTCGTTTGTCAACTGGGCAGCCGTGGCGGTCATTGCCGCTGTAGGCACGCTTGTATGGACGTACCGCGATCAGGATCGTAGAGACTACACCGCCCTGTATTACTGGCTGCGGGTAATACTCCGCTATCGGCTGGCAGTAGCCGTTTTCGCTTATGGGTTTGTTAAGTTGTTTCCGTTGCTGGCTCCGCTTCCCTCCATCAGTAACCTTAACACTCCCTATGGCGATTTCACGGCCTGGAAACTATTTTCGCTCAGTCTAGGCATTGTTCCTTCCTACGAATCCTTTCTGGGACTGGTCGAAATTCTGGGCGGACTACTGCTGCTTAGCCGAAAAACAACGACCATTGGCACCCTGATTATCATTCCGTTTCTGGGCAATGTATTCGTATCGAATCTGGCGTACGAAGGAGGTGAGTCTGTATACAGTTTACTGCTTGTTACGTTTGCGCTGGTTTTGTTCGCCTTCGATGCCATCCGGTTGTTTCGGGTGGTTTCTCTCGCTCAGCCGACCTTGCCTAACCGGTTCAAACCCGTTTTTGCCGAAGCCTGGCAGCGGTATGGACGACTGGCGCTGAAAGGCAGCTTTATCTTCTTTGCCGTTTTCCTGTACGGCTACAAGACCTATGCAGCTTATAAAAGTGGCCCATATCAGTTTCCGAAAACACCCGGCTTATCTGGAGCGGCTGGACTATACACTGTAGATACGTTCGAACTGGCCGGTGAAACCCTGCCCTACTCGAAAACCGATTCCCTACGCTGGCAGGATGTGGTGTTTGAAAGCTGGAATACCATCAGTATCAAATCGAACCGGCCCGTTATTCTCGACCGAACCAATACCGAGCAGATTCAGAGCGACGATGCCAGCCGGACCTACGAACTGGCAGGTTCGGCCGGACGACATTATTACAGTTACCAGATCGACTCGACCCGGCAGGTACTGTCGTTGAAAAACCGGAACCCCAACTACCCGAACGAAACGCTGACGCTGCATTACCAGCGAACCGGCCCAAACCAGATTAGCCTGTCTGGACTAAACGAACGCCGGGACTCTATTTCCGTCGTCCTGAACAAAATCAACAAAAAATACCTGCTGAACGAAGCGGCCAAAGCCGGTCGTCGGGGTACGCTCACGCTTTAA
- a CDS encoding FAD dependent oxidoreductase (KEGG: gbm:Gbem_2958 FAD dependent oxidoreductase), translating into MAKTEYDAVIVGSGPNGLSAAITMQRAGLSTLVLEAKATIGGGLRSAELTQPGFVHDICSAIHPLAVGSPFFRTLPLADHGLEFIDPPIAAAHPFDDGTAAALHRSLAETAKALGADEQTYRTLLEPVVRHWPGMAPDILGPLRIPNHPIDMASFGLDALLPVTQLVKRFKTKEAQGLFGGMAAHSIQPLSNVATSGIALVLMTAGHLYNWPIPKGGSQTIANALASYYRSIGGQIETDRRVNTLKDIPSTKVVLFDVTPKQLLSIAGERFSTLYRTQLERYRYGMGVFKIDWALDGPIPFTAPECRQAGTIHLGGTFAEMADAEQATSDGKHPDKPFVLLAQQSLFDSSRAPDGKHTAWAYCHVPNGSTLDRTTVIEQQVERFAPGFRDRILDRHTMNTVQMEAYNPNYIGGDINGGIIDITQLYTRPVISLSPYKTSAPGLFICSSSTPPGGGVHGMCGYHAARVALREGFGLPVPITLATT; encoded by the coding sequence ATGGCGAAAACTGAGTATGATGCCGTCATTGTCGGCTCTGGTCCCAACGGATTGAGTGCCGCCATTACCATGCAACGGGCGGGCCTGTCGACGCTCGTTCTGGAAGCGAAAGCGACTATTGGCGGGGGCCTTCGGTCGGCCGAGCTGACCCAGCCGGGTTTCGTCCATGACATTTGCTCGGCCATTCATCCGCTGGCGGTTGGGTCGCCTTTTTTCCGAACCCTCCCTCTGGCCGATCATGGACTGGAATTTATCGACCCACCCATTGCCGCTGCCCACCCCTTCGACGATGGCACGGCCGCTGCTCTCCATCGGTCGCTGGCCGAAACGGCAAAAGCGCTGGGTGCCGATGAACAGACCTATCGGACGTTGCTGGAGCCGGTGGTTCGGCACTGGCCCGGCATGGCCCCGGACATCCTTGGGCCGCTGCGTATTCCGAATCATCCGATTGACATGGCTAGCTTCGGACTGGACGCGCTGCTTCCCGTTACGCAACTCGTTAAACGGTTCAAGACCAAAGAAGCGCAGGGCCTTTTTGGTGGAATGGCCGCTCACTCCATTCAGCCGTTAAGCAACGTGGCTACCTCCGGCATTGCGCTGGTGCTCATGACCGCCGGACATCTGTACAACTGGCCAATCCCGAAAGGCGGCTCCCAGACTATTGCGAACGCGCTGGCGTCGTACTATCGGTCGATTGGTGGACAAATCGAAACCGACCGGCGGGTCAACACCCTCAAAGACATCCCATCTACGAAGGTGGTGCTGTTCGATGTAACGCCCAAACAATTACTCAGCATTGCCGGAGAACGGTTTTCTACCCTGTATCGTACCCAGTTGGAACGGTACCGCTATGGCATGGGCGTCTTCAAAATAGACTGGGCGCTGGATGGCCCCATTCCGTTTACAGCCCCCGAATGTCGGCAGGCGGGTACGATACACCTGGGCGGCACCTTTGCCGAAATGGCCGATGCAGAGCAGGCCACTTCGGACGGGAAGCACCCCGACAAACCGTTTGTTCTGCTGGCGCAGCAAAGCCTGTTCGACAGTAGCCGCGCACCCGACGGCAAGCACACCGCCTGGGCGTACTGCCACGTTCCGAACGGCTCGACGCTGGACAGAACTACCGTTATTGAGCAGCAGGTAGAGCGATTTGCACCGGGCTTCCGCGACCGGATTCTGGATCGGCACACGATGAACACGGTGCAGATGGAAGCCTACAACCCAAATTACATCGGGGGCGATATCAACGGGGGCATCATCGACATCACACAGTTGTACACCCGTCCGGTCATCAGCTTATCACCTTATAAAACATCAGCACCGGGTCTGTTTATCTGCTCGTCGTCTACTCCGCCGGGTGGTGGCGTGCATGGCATGTGTGGTTACCACGCGGCCCGCGTTGCGCTTCGGGAAGGCTTCGGCTTGCCTGTGCCAATAACGCTGGCAACGACGTAG